tctaatgccgactttaagccataaagttcttaaagtcagtaaaaaatgaaaagttaggattcctaacttttttttccaaagtgcttaaagtcattttctttgatcatggaaattacttttatatcccttatattttaactaaattctcaaactatttttttttattcttttaatcctaaaattcacatcataagcacttttatccaaacactcaacttcttatttataaaaataactttcagcacttcaaagttctaaaagcacttcatatataaaagttactttttttaagtccatccaaacgggctctatatatGAGTTGGGTAGATAtttaattagagattttttaaaataaataaataaaaatataccaTGTAAGCTTTGTGTAGGTGTCACAtggaataataaaaatgatgttATGGACTTAAAAGTTCAAAGCATATATGTGTCCAAAGTTGAATGAAAaggcaaatatatatataaaaaaagtataaCAATAAGTAAATATAACcttattttgagaataaatagGCATATGTGATTCTTTTTCGGATAATTTAagataaagttttttttaaaaaacatgataaataatttcacaCATATATTATCTCCTTTTctgatatataattttttgttaaaattgaattaaaaaaaaaatacactcTGTCGATTTGTCTTTTTTCCTTCAATCCTCGAAAAGACATGCTTGTGGACACAATCGTAAAggttatttagtatttttattattttatctccATGTGAGCCAAATAATAATGAATATCGATAGAAACAGTAAATAATAAGACATATATTATTGAGCATGATCTCCTGAAGATTATGTAAATTACACATcagatcttattttaagaatttttaattatacttgaaGGTTGGTGGAGGACATGAGAAGGCAATGTTACcctattgattatttttttgattttttcatttagtttttgatattcgtattaatatttgactaatttaaatttttatcgTACAAAgcctatttaaaaaaatattttttaccaaaataaaattatattcaaaACTCAAGATcaaaattttttattaataaaaaaccAATTTAATTTATTGCATCACATCCTTTTGATGGTACACTATTGACATGTTTGAATTTATCAGTGATGAAGCTCATTAGTGAGCTAATCTCAACCCCACAATCCATGAGATATGTGAACTTAATCTGGTGTttagtcaaaaaaaattaaatatttttgataagttATTTTTTGGTGAAGTTTCATCATATGTTTAGTCATAGATTTTGGgagaaatatttatttatttctttcaaaaaatataatttatattaataagttctaaaaatatgaatattacccataagtttgtattatcattatataatgaatatattccattaaaaaataatcttataGCATAATTAATGATAATCAATAACTACAAAAACAATAATATGGACAAGAGCAGTGCAATAATTGCTTACTCAAACTTGCCACTGATTTAGGATAAATTATAACCCACTAAAAACAAATTGATCTTTTTAATGGAGTTAGTTTTAAATAGATATTAATTAGGATTAATagtaatgaatatttttataaaatataatagtttggagtaatttttatttttttcaaaattcccaAATACTAAAATTTGGCCcaaattttagtttattttaaaactcaaaaacataAAATGTTTGCCAAATAATGGCAAGTTATATTACCAAACATTaattctcaattttattttatttttaaatatatttatagccaaactacacataatataaaacactattttcttttcttgaaccCCAAACTTAATTAGTGGAGGAGGTAGTTTATCATGAGAGCAAATGTCACTTGTTGCCCTTCGTgaattaatctttttttttccttctctatCCCAACTTTTTTCGAAATTTCCATGTATAGCATTATTTCTTCAATCAACTTTACGATAAAATGAAACAAACTATTACAATGAAATGAAGAGACAACATACCGAtggtgaaaaaaaatattttacttaaaaatttACGTTTTGACGCagttttgtgtttttttttttaaaaaaataatactaatatttggtttattttaattattatattattaatataatgaAGTGGATTTCTAGAATATTACAAAGTAGAGTAAtaaagatcatatcaaaatatATAGGAATATGATAGGGAGCGAAAGCCTGACGTGTTTgactttcaaaatatttcattttgacTTTCAAAATTGGTATGTACTTGTTGTCACTGCTTAGCTACCACCTACCACGTCACCCATCTCTTCCTTTGAGATGTGAATATTTTATAATTcacaatatttattatttttaatatttaaatatataaaattcatcttatttaaaAATTGCTGAATATAAAAATAACCAGTAGATGAAAGCAATAGCTACCAAGAGAATAAACAAACGAATAAATAGTCTATAGCTATAAAGTAAATATTTGGCTGACACTTATATTTATTGTTTTGGCGTTTTTCTCCTTGTAACTGTAATCTATTGTTGGGCTAGCACGTGCCATTAATTTTCTTGCCATATCTATTTCAATTCCTTTTAATTATGCTGGAAATACAAAATCCCTACTGATGATGTCTTAAAAAAGATGAACTTTAATATAGCATCCAAGTGTTGGTGTTGTATAAATCCTAAGGAGGAGACTATACATCATGTGTTCCTAACATCAGAAACTGCTAAAAGGACTTGGTCCTATTTCTGCAAGGCTGCAGGAATAAACATGGAGGGAGTGCAGCTGCAGCAACTAATTGGGAAATGGTGGAATGCCTCAGTAACTGCTAGATTGAAACAAATATACGCTGCAGTGCCATCAATTATAATTTGGGAAGTGTGGTAGAGAAGAAATGGTATCAAACATGGACATAGGGAGATCAGTAGCTCAGTTATATATATAGTACTAAACTCTATCCAAAGACTAGTACTACACAGAAATTCCTCAATTAGAACTATCCCTACCGGTTGGAAAAATCTGGTACATATGATGGAGGAAGGCAAGGCAAGATTGAAAGTAACACAAGTTAAATGGAAATTTCCTCCACTCGGTTGGTGTGCTTGCAACACAGATGGAGCTTCTAGAGGTAACCCAGGGAGGAGTGCTTATGGTTTTTGTGTGAGAAATGCACAAGGAAACCTAATATATGCTCAAGCAGATGAAAATGGAGATGCCACTAATATAGAAGCAGAGATGGTGGCTCTACCGGAAGCCCTGAAGTATTGTAAAAATCAAGGACTTAATAATATCATCTTCCAGACAGACTCTCAAACCAGTCAAAAAATTTTAACTGGAGACTGgaaacctccatggaacatAGCAGGTTGGATTGAGGAAGTGGAGGAATACAAAAGAGATATGGATGTCATCTTCAAGCATACCCTAAGAGAAGCAAATAAACTAGCTGATGCTCTAGCAAATTATGCGCTAGATGAAGGACCAATGCACTGCTACTTGTTTAAGGATTTGACCACAAAAATGAGAAGTATCCTAAATAGTGATAAAAGTCAAATTCCTTATTTAAGAATCAAGAAATTCTGAGAAGATggaggaaaaaggaaaagagacgCAGGAAGAAAGACAAAACCAGAAGGAGgaaaatgattcctcatataaCAGTTTGTTTATTTTGCAGGTATACACAAAAGGACTAAACAACACAAAGAATAGGACAGCAATACACTTAAACAACAACGAATCGACTCCAGAAGACATGTCAGACACACCAACAACTACAATGACGGAAAACAAACTGAGAGGAATAGGCACACATACTAGACAACCTTTATCACTAAGACACAACAGATTCATCAAAGAGGAAGGGTGCACATCAGAAAGACCACACTTTTTAGCACTTTCATCATCAGCACACCTCAAACAGAGGACCAGCTTAAAcaacaaaagaggaaaaacGACAAGGGGAAGGACCCTCTCCTAATCAAAGCAGCAAACACATATACAGGGCTAAAATACACAAGATTCAGGTAAATCAGACACAAATCAGAAGAGAGTTAGCCCCTTCATCACTTTCATGAAAAACGATTCGGCAAAGAGGAAGGGTGCACATCAGAAAGACCAAAACACAACACCTTTTGGCACCTTCATCATCAACACACCTTATG
This region of Solanum dulcamara chromosome 9, daSolDulc1.2, whole genome shotgun sequence genomic DNA includes:
- the LOC129903487 gene encoding uncharacterized protein LOC129903487, giving the protein MEEGKARLKVTQVKWKFPPLGWCACNTDGASRGNPGRSAYGFCVRNAQGNLIYAQADENGDATNIEAEMVALPEALKYCKNQGLNNIIFQTDSQTSQKILTGDWKPPWNIAGWIEEVEEYKRDMDVIFKHTLREANKLADALANYALDEGPMHCYLFKDLTTKMRSILNSDKSQIPYLRIKKF